In Eulemur rufifrons isolate Redbay chromosome 3, OSU_ERuf_1, whole genome shotgun sequence, a single window of DNA contains:
- the MTERF3 gene encoding transcription termination factor 3, mitochondrial translates to MALSAQQIPRWFNSVKLISFINATQLTKRYARPGKTLLHGFSAQPWMSSDNCFLQWGFKTYRTSSLWNSSQSTNLSSQENNSTQSTLLPSVNEQSQKTQKIPPNFDSELSLEGLDDLPPLSPLQPVSEEEAIQIIADPLLPPASFTLRDYVDHSETLQKLVLLGVDLSKIEKHPDAANLLLRLDFEKDIKQTLLFLKDLGIEDNHLGTFLTKNYAIFSEDLDDLKTRVAYLRSKNFSKADIAQMVRNAPFLLNFSVERLDNRLGFFQKELELSVKKTRELVVRLPRLLTGSLEPVKENMKVYRLELGFKHNEIQHMITRIPKMLTANKRKLTETFDYLHNVMNIPHHIIVKFPQVFNTRLFKVKERHSFLTYLGRAQYDPAKPNYISLDKLVSIPDEIFCEEIAKASVQDFEKFLKTL, encoded by the exons ATGGCCCTGTCAGCCCAACAGATACCCAGATGGTTCAACTCAGTTAAATTGATTAGCTTCATTAATGCTACACAACTTACAAAACGTTATGCAAGACCAGGAAAAACATTGTTGCATGGCTTTTCTGCTCAGCCTTGGATGTCCTCTGATAATTGCTTTCTCCAGTGGGGGTTTAAGACTTACAGGACTTCCTCCCTATGGAATAGTTCCCAATCTACCAACTTAAGTAGTCAAGAGAATAATTCTACCCAAAGCACTCTGCTTCCTTCCGTGAATGAACAGTCACAGAAGACACAAAAAATACCCCCTAACTTTGATTCTGAACTGTCTTTAGAAG gaCTGGATGACTTGCCTCCATTATCTCCATTGCAGCCAGTTTCCGAGGAGGAAGCCATTCAGATTATTGCAGACCCTCTATTGCCCCCAGCTTCATTCACACTCCGAGACTATGTAGATCATTCTGAGACTCTGCAGAAGTTAGTGCTTCTAG gAGTGGATTTGTCCAAGATAGAAAAACATCCAGATGCAGCCAACCTCCTTCTGAGACTGGattttgaaaaagatattaaGCAAACACTCCTGTTTCTTAAAGATTTGGGTATAGAGGATAACCACCTGGGAACATTCCTGACTAAAAATTATGCTATTTTCTCTGAAGACCTTGACGATCTTAAGACCAG GGTGGCTTATCTACGGTCAAAAAATTTCAGTAAGGCAGATATTGCACAGATGGTCAGAAATGCACCGTTTTTGCTGAATTTTTCAGTAGAAAGACTGGATAACAGATTGGGATTTTTTCAGAAAGAACTTGAACTTAGCGTGAAGAAG ACTAGAGAGCTGGTAGTTCGTCTCCCAAGGCTACTAACTGGAAGTCTGGAGCCCGTGAAGGAAAATATGAAG GTTTATCGTCTTGAACTTGGTTTTAAACATAATGAAATTCAGCATATGATCACCAGAATCCCAAAGATGTTAACTGCAAATAAAAGGAAACTCACTGAGACTTTTGATTATTTGCACAATGTGATGAACATTCCCCACCACATCATTGTCAAGTTCCCACAG gtATTTAATACAAGGTTGTTTAAAGTGAAAGAAAGACACTCGTTTCTAACCTATTTAGGAAGAGCACAGTATGATCCAGCAAAACCTAACTACATCTCTTTGGACAAATTAGTATCTATTCCTGATGAAATATTTTGTGAAGAGATTGCCAAAGCATCAGTACAGGACtttgaaaaattcttaaaaactctttag
- the UQCRB gene encoding cytochrome b-c1 complex subunit 7 isoform X2, translating into MRDDTIHEDEDVKEAIRRLPENLYNDRMFRIKRALDLTMRQQILPKEQWTKYEEDKFYLEPYLKEVIRERKEREEWAKK; encoded by the exons ATGCGAGACGATACAATACATGAGGATGAAGACGTAAAAGAAGCCATAAGAAGGCTTCCTGAGAACCTTTATAATGACAGGATGTTTCGCATTAAGAGAGCACTGGACCTGACCATGAGGCAGCAGATCTTGCCCAAAGAACAGTGGACAAAATATGAAGAG gataaATTCTACCTTGAACCATATCTGAAAGAGGTTATtcgggaaagaaaagagagagaagaatgggCAAAGAAGTAA
- the UQCRB gene encoding cytochrome b-c1 complex subunit 7 isoform X1 has product MAGRPAVAASGRWLDGIRKWYYNAAGFNKLGLMRDDTIHEDEDVKEAIRRLPENLYNDRMFRIKRALDLTMRQQILPKEQWTKYEEDKFYLEPYLKEVIRERKEREEWAKK; this is encoded by the exons ATGGCTGGCAGGCCGGCTG TTGCAGCATCAGGCCGATGGCTGGATGGTATTCGAAAATGGTATTACAATGCTGCAGGATTCAATAAACTGG GGTTAATGCGAGACGATACAATACATGAGGATGAAGACGTAAAAGAAGCCATAAGAAGGCTTCCTGAGAACCTTTATAATGACAGGATGTTTCGCATTAAGAGAGCACTGGACCTGACCATGAGGCAGCAGATCTTGCCCAAAGAACAGTGGACAAAATATGAAGAG gataaATTCTACCTTGAACCATATCTGAAAGAGGTTATtcgggaaagaaaagagagagaagaatgggCAAAGAAGTAA